The Bacteroides fragilis NCTC 9343 genome includes the window TATCTACGCTATATGTCCTAAACCTTTGAAGGGAGAAAAAGATGTTTTAGAGACATATCTTGCTATTAACGAAAAAGGAAAGATTGGCAAAGAGAAACGCGAAGCTATTATTGCCAAAAATCGGAATGTATTTGATCGTCTTAGCGACATGAGTGTAAATGCAATTAAATATCGGTTGAAGGAAGTTGTTAATTATGCGGCATTGCCAGATGATACCATTAAGTTATATAAACAATATATTGACTTGAACAGAGAGTTGGCTAATGCTAAGACAGATGTTAAACAAAAGATATCAAAGTTGACCAAACTTGTTGTTGCAAAATATCCTACTTTACAAGAATCGGAAATTAAGGGTATGGTTGTTAACGACAAATGGCATACTGCTATAGTTGGAGGAGCAATTAGTGCGGCTTTCGATGTAACCGTGGATATTGAACAACAAGTTACTGCTCTTGTTGATCGTTATGCTCGCCGCTTATCCGACATCGACGCTTCAGTACGAGAACTTGAAGAAAAAGTAAATGCTCACCTCGCCAAAATGGGATTTGAATTATGATTGAAACTAAATTCAAACAAACAGAGTTGTGCCGAATACCAGAGGATTGGGATATAGGCACCTTTGCTGATTTCTTAATAACCTTTTCTGCGGGGGCTACCCCTTATCGAGGTATCCCTGATAACTTTGTTGGTACAATCCCATGGATTTCAAGCGGAGAGCTAAATTATTGTGAAATTGAAAATACTCGTGAGCACATATCTTCAGACGCTCAAAAGAATACTCATCTTACGTTGCATAAACCGGGAACATTCCTTATTGCAATTACAGGGCTTGAAGCTGCGGGGACTAGAGGGCGATGTGCCTTTGTTAAAACTCCCGCAACGACTAATCAGTCATGTCTTGCAATCAATAGCACTGACAAGATGACTGTGAAATATTTGTTTTGGTTTTATCGTCAATGGAGCGATTTTCTTGCATTCAATTTTAGCCAAGGTTCAAAACAGCAAAGCTTTACGGCAGAGATAGTAAAACGTCTTCCATTATATGCGCCGAAATATAAAGAGCAAGAGAAAATTGCAGAAGCATTGAGCGATGTGGATAAGTTAATTCGTGAACTCGATACTCTGATTGAAAAGAAACGGGCTGTAATGCAGGGGACTATGCAAGAGCTCCTAACCGCTCATCGCAGATTACCAGGTTTCGTCCATCCGTGGAGGAATACTTTAGTTGAAAAATGTTGTAAAATAACCACAGGAGAGAGTAACACTCGAGATCAAATTGAATCAGGTATATATCCATTTTACATTCGGTCGGCCACAGTCATGAGAAGTAATAGCTATATATTCGATTGTGAAGGTGTTATAACTATTGGGGATGGCCAAATAGGAAAGGTATTTCATTATGTCAATGGGAAATTTGATTTACATCAACGATGCTATTTAATGTACGACTTTGATGATATAGATGTAAAATTCTTTTATTTTCTGTTTTCGTTTTTCTTTTATAATCGAGTTATTGCATTATCAGCAAAAGCAACAGTAGATTCCGTCAGAAGAAATATGATTGCAAAAATGAAAATAAATATACCTTCAACGATGCAAGAACAAAAAGCCATTGCCAATATTCTGTCTGACATGAATGATGGAATTGAAGCAATAGAGGCAAAAAGGGATAAATATATTGCAGTCCGTCAAGGCATGATGCAGCAGTTATTAACAGGAAAAATCCGTTTAATATGAACACGATACCATTAGTAGATTCGGAACGCACAACTCAAAATCGTGTTGTTAATCTCCTCCACGATTATTGTGGCTATCAGTATCTTGGATATAAACAGGATGCCGACAACCTTCCAATTATTCCTGAAATTCTCGGAAAGTTTATAAAAGATACACAACACGCCTCAAATACGGAGATTGATAAAGTTTTTCGCTTGCTCGATTTGGAAATAAGCCGATGTCATGATAAGGACACGTTGTTTCAGAGCAATCTGAACTTTTATAGCTATCTGCGCTACGGAGTAAATATTCAAGGAGATGACGGGCAAAGCAAAACTGTTAAGATTATTAAATGGTCCGAGGATAATGTGGCCGACAATATATTTTCTTTGGCAGAGGAGGTGACAGTTCGCCGTAATATAGAAGAATACCATACACGGCGTCCTGACATAGTAGTATATGTCAATGGAATGGCACTTGGAGTTATTGAATTGAAGAAATCAACTGTTAGTGTTAAAGACGGTGTGCGCCAACAGATTC containing:
- a CDS encoding restriction endonuclease subunit S, translated to MIETKFKQTELCRIPEDWDIGTFADFLITFSAGATPYRGIPDNFVGTIPWISSGELNYCEIENTREHISSDAQKNTHLTLHKPGTFLIAITGLEAAGTRGRCAFVKTPATTNQSCLAINSTDKMTVKYLFWFYRQWSDFLAFNFSQGSKQQSFTAEIVKRLPLYAPKYKEQEKIAEALSDVDKLIRELDTLIEKKRAVMQGTMQELLTAHRRLPGFVHPWRNTLVEKCCKITTGESNTRDQIESGIYPFYIRSATVMRSNSYIFDCEGVITIGDGQIGKVFHYVNGKFDLHQRCYLMYDFDDIDVKFFYFLFSFFFYNRVIALSAKATVDSVRRNMIAKMKINIPSTMQEQKAIANILSDMNDGIEAIEAKRDKYIAVRQGMMQQLLTGKIRLI